The following is a genomic window from Nicotiana tabacum cultivar K326 chromosome 3, ASM71507v2, whole genome shotgun sequence.
TATGTTGGTGTTATTGGTGTAAGCACTGAATACGACTGGCTATCAAGTTTTGCATTTCAAGTTCTTTTTAATGTTTGAAGTCAACTCTCAAAATGCAGTCTACTGTTGGCACTAAGAAAATGTAATACATCAAAAATTGAGTGTTATCTCACATGTAGAACTATTATAATGTATCTCATATGTGGAAACCTTCTTGATTCGGATTTAGCTCTAATACTTCGTATAGTTTTAAGAACAAATTCAGAAAAGCTGAGGTGGCTCCATAGCTAGTTGATTATGAACCAAATAGAAAAATATATCATTCACAATATTATCTAATAAATTATCGTTGCGTAAGAATGATGGAAAGAAGAACAAGGAAGAAATACTTTTTTCCGAATGTAGATAAGTGGCTTCTTACCCTTTAATATTGACTTAGGAGTCATAGAATTTTCTCATTCGCTCATTGGTTTGATCATTTCACTAATTGTGCAATGGAAGTATGTAAAGGATCTGCTATTAGATATATCTGCTTCTCCTAGTTTAAGGAGAATCATTTCAATGATATTTAGAGCTATTTTCCGGGTAAAACTTAACCTGACATCAGATTTAGACAATGCTGCAAAACTCTTTGTAAATGCTGAAAATCATAGGCATAACCTGTTAAATTTGGACTCCATTCAGGTATTTGAATTATAGTCCTACTGCACAGTTTATGGCAGTATTCATACACAGtccatatataatataatataatataatatagagagaaagagacaTGACATTGATGTATAATCAGTCGCTTGAAGATTGTATATTTCTAACATAACTACAAAACTGTGTATATACAATTTACAGTATATGGAATAACAACTTCCAGATTAGCAGGAGAAAACATTGAGTAGCGAGCTTCTAGATCTAATCAGGCATCTAAATGTTGCTTCCAATCCATCTTCGAAGCTGACAAGATAAGTCTCAAAGCTTTCGAGCCTGGTTTCTAAGCTCATGTTTTCTTCTAAGACAAGTGATGCTATTCTTTCTTTGTTTACCAATCTTGAAAGCAGTGACCATTTAGATGGCTTAGGCTTCAAAAGTGGTACACACAAGAAGGACAagagcatttggaaagttgaaATGCATTCTGCATTAGCTTCTTTTAGTGCTCTAATCACAGCTATTGTATCTTGATCTGCATCTAGCAAAGCAGATACTGTAGTGTCTTGATCCATTTGTTTCAAGGTCAATACTAATCTTTTGGCACCCCTCTTGATCTTCTTGCTGAAAGCGGTAAATCTGGTAACGTTGCCATCTGTGGTTGAATCTCCTTTTCTCCTCCTGAGGGAGGATTGGAGATCTCTTACATTTTCTTTGCATTGTGATACAAGTTCCCTTGCAGTGCCACACAGATCAAGAAGCCTCATTGATTTATCCATTAGATCTTCAACACATTTTGCATGTAGACTCTGGGAGAGGGCATGACGGGTTTGAGGCAAGTTGAGAAGATCATCTATGCACTTGTACAATTTCTCCAAACCTTTTAGACCATTGGTCACTGTTGTTGGTGCAACAGATACTTCCAATGATTTGAGCTTGTTTAGCTCCTCTTCAACTCTCTGGATGGTAGGGTGTGATCTCCCAGGCAAACTGATTGATCGAACGTGATTGGATTTTGAAGAAAGTGAAGCCATTTCTTATGGTTTTCTTTCAGATTAGGGAATTTCGCAAAGTTTTGATGGAATTTAATTTTGAGACTTGGTATTTATAGGAAAACAACCATGGGAGGAGACAAGATGAGCAATGGCCTAATTAAATCAGCATGTGATTGCACAGCTGGATCTTTTTGGAACTTGTAAACCTGCTACACATTTGGCCAACAAAAGGTTGTACTGATTACTTTCATTAATCCTCGTAGTTATAAGATGAACACGAGGCATATAATTATCATGTAAGTGTTTGCATGATTTGCCTCTTTCTGTCTCCAGAAATGGTGCCAATACTATGACAAAAAACTTTTCTATTGATATTATTTGATTGTAGATGCATCAACTTCAAGAAGCCTACTTTATTTGTTCAGTTGTTTAGTTAGTCTCTGTCATGTAATAGGTGGCCAGGTAAGGCTGTCTCCTCCATAAAGGCTTAAATACATCAACTACTAGAATACATAATATTTAGATAATTGAAATGTAAATAATGACAGAATAATGGGAATATTTTAAGGTGTCAAGATCTCAGAGGGGCTAGTAGATcaactataaaattcaaaatgcAGTTGTACACGTATgggatttttttcttttggatttgGTTGGCTAGGGGTTGGAAGCATATCTGTATAAGCTCCTGGACTAGATGTAATGCTTCCAATAAATGGTGGGAAAAACTAATTAATATATGTTGGTACATTCATATCCTGCTATTTTCCTTGGCTCCATCCAGAAGATTACAGCTAAGAACTCCTCCTTCTTGACTTGGTTAAAGATGCCCGAGATATGGCTATGATGTTCATCCTTTTAATTAGTCCAGTGGTAGGTGGCTTCTTCAGGGTGCTTCACTCAAAGGgcaatttttaattaaataaataattgataCACGAGTGTAttggaaataaaaatatttaattttgtgcATCTATGTATGGCTGGTTATGCTGTGCTTGTTTAATGTTTACTAAATTATTGACTGCATGGTTATTTTCCTACACAACTCACCCTCTGGGGCAAAGAGAAGGAAGTTTTACATTCTTTACTAACAAACTTTTATAAGGTACAATCCATGAGTTTCATATTCTTTCCGAGATATCTTATTTTACAAGTATGCAGGGGAAGGAACCCATAAGAATGCAGATTGAATCAGATGGGGAGAATATATTCAGGAGAGAGCTCCTCAATCTAATCAGGCACATAAATGCTCCTTCTAATTCATCCTTAAAACTCTCAAGGTGACCATTGAAGGATTCCAGCCTAGTTTCAAAGTTAAtgttgttgcggaagccaaatgtatatagtgtgaataagtcacaattactatatcaaaaattatgacagccaccaaataataaataagacaattaagcaacaataaagggaacaccagaatttacgaggttcggctaattttgcctactcctcggacacaaccaatattttatttcactccaaaaatacaagtgaaataatactaaagagagaagatacaaatgccttaaacagatgagaaggcaaatgagaggtgtgtttaaatcctaaacattaagccttcttttataggggggaAATCCCCCCAACTATTgctaacccaccgatgtggg
Proteins encoded in this region:
- the LOC107797751 gene encoding uncharacterized protein LOC107797751, which translates into the protein MASLSSKSNHVRSISLPGRSHPTIQRVEEELNKLKSLEVSVAPTTVTNGLKGLEKLYKCIDDLLNLPQTRHALSQSLHAKCVEDLMDKSMRLLDLCGTARELVSQCKENVRDLQSSLRRRKGDSTTDGNVTRFTAFSKKIKRGAKRLVLTLKQMDQDTTVSALLDADQDTIAVIRALKEANAECISTFQMLLSFLCVPLLKPKPSKWSLLSRLVNKERIASLVLEENMSLETRLESFETYLVSFEDGLEATFRCLIRSRSSLLNVFSC